In Sphaeramia orbicularis chromosome 7, fSphaOr1.1, whole genome shotgun sequence, one genomic interval encodes:
- the LOC115422985 gene encoding galactose-specific lectin nattectin-like, whose translation MASALRFVALVCLTGGLWMDSVQADGCCAPGWTSFGNNCYMFNSVAKDWADAERTCVSRGANLASIHSPQEYAFIRDLVYTVTGVHKRTWIGGSDASKEGVWLWSDGSKFDFKGWAKGEPNNLGQEHCMEINLGGKDFVNDAKCKVKNSFLCAKPV comes from the exons ATGGCGTCTGCTCTTCGCTTCGTCGCCCTCGTCTGTTTGACCGGCGGACTCTGGATGGACTCG GTTCAGGCTGACG GCTGCTGTGCTCCTGGTTGGACTTCGTTCGGTAACAACTGCTACATGTTCAACAGCGTTGCAAAGGACTGGGCTGATGCTGAG CGTACCTGTGTTTCCCGCGGTGCCAACCTGGCGTCTATCCACAGTCCACAAGAATACGCCTTCATCCGAGACCTGGTCTACACCGTCACCGGAGTTCATAAAAGGACTTGGATCGGAGGCTCTGATGCGTCAAAG GAGGGCGTTTGGCTGTGGAGCGACGGGTCCAAATTTGACTTCAAGGGCTGGGCTAAAGGAGAACCAAACAACCTGGGACAAGAACACTGCATGGAGATCAACCTGGGAG GAAAAGACTTTGTCAACGACGCCAAGTGCAAGGTGAAGAACTCCTTCCTTTGTGCCAAACCCGTTTAG